TGAGGTTTACAAACATCTTTTAGATATAGGAGATATTATTGGGGTAGAGGGTGAGTTGTTCACCACTCAGGTAGGGGAAAAAACAGTTTTGGTTAAAAACTTTACCCTTTTAACAAAATCTTTACGTCCATTTCCACAACCAAGAACTGACGAAAATGGGGTTGTACACGATGGATTTAACGATCCTGAAATGAGATACAGACAACGTTATGTAGATTTAACGGTAAATCCTCAGGTGAAAGAAATTTTCGTGAAAAGAACAAAGCTGTTCAACGCCATGAGAACTTTCTTTAATGATGCAGGATATTTTGAGGTTGAAACTCCAATCTTACAGTCAATTCCTGGTGGGGCTGCTGCAAGACCTTTCATTACACATCACAACGCTTTAGATATTCCATTATATTTAAGAATTGCAAATGAATTGTATCTGAAAAGATTGATCGTTGGTGGATTCGACGGAGTGTATGAATTCTCTAAAAACTTCAGAAATGAAGGAATGGACAGAACACATAACCCTGAGTTTACAGCCATGGAAATCTATGTAGCCTATAAAGATTACAACTGGATGATGGATTTCACAGAAAAATTATTGGAATTCTGTGCCATTCAGGTAAACGGAACAACAAAAGCTACATTCGGTGAATACGAGGTTGATTTCAAAGCGCCTTACCAAAGGATTTCAATGACAGATGCCATCCTGAAATTCACAGGTTATGATATTACAGGAAAAACTGAGCAGGAATTGTTTGATTTTGCTAAATCTATCGGAATCGATGTTAACGGAACGATGGGGAAAGGGAAATTAATTGATGAGATTTTCGGTGAAAAATGTGAAGGAAACTTCATTCAACCGACTTTCATTACGGATTATCCGATCGAAATGTCACCGCTTACCAAGAAACATAGAAGCAAAGAAGGTCTTACAGAGCGTTTCGAATTAATGGTGTGTGGAAAAGAAATTGCCAACGCCTATTCTGAGTTGAATGATCCGATTGATCAGAGAGAACGTTTTGAAGATCAGTTGAGATTGTCTGAGAAAGGAGATGATGAAGCCGGACAATTTATCGATGAAGACTTCCTAAGAGCCCTTGAATATGGTATGCCGCCAACTTCAGGATTAGGAATTGGAATGGACAGATTGATCATGTTCTTAACGAATAATGCGTCCATCCAGGAAGTGTTGTTCTTCCCTCAGATGAGACCTGAAAAAGCAGTTCCTCAAATCGAACTGGGGGATGATGAAAAAGTAATCCTAGACATTTTAAAGTCGGGAGAGCAGATTGCTTTAGCTGAAGTAAAAGAACAATCGAAACTTTCAGGAAAAAAATGGGATAAAGCCTCAAAAATTTTGACCAAAGCGAATTTGGTAAAAGTGGAGAAAATTGAGGAAAGCCTTTTGATGAAATTGGTTTAAATTAATTCGAAATAAATTTAGTTCCGGCGGAAGCGAAGCTTCCGCCGGAACTTTTTTCTAAAATACCCGAAACTTGAACTATTTTCTGTTATTTTGCGTTTGTAAGAAAACAATCCTGATGAAAGCCTTTCTGTTTTTACTTTTCTTCTCTACAGTTGTGTATTCGCAGACGCTTACTTCTATTTATTTTAAAAATAACAGTTATGAGTTGAGTAATGAATCAAAACGAAAACTGGATAGCTTGGCGAAACTTGATACAAAGCTTATTTTTAGGATCTTTGGAAATGCAAATCCACTAGGAAATGAAGCGCTAAATAAAACATTGTCTGAAAATAGGGCGAAAACAGTAAGCGATTATTTAAGTAGTAAAATCGGTAAAAATATTCGGCTGACAAGTGTTGTAGGATTGGGAATTTCAAAACAGATCAACGACAACAGTTCGGAGAGCCTGCTTGCAAAAAATCGTCGTGTTGATATTTTCATTGAACGGTATTTTGAGAAAGGAGAAAAGATTTCAAGAAAAGTTTATCCTAGCTTTTTTGATATGAAAGTTGCGGCAATGAAAGTAAAAGATACTTTTTCTTTACCGGATGTCAATTTTATTGGTGGTCGTCATATCTGGCTTCCGCAGGCAAAACCAAAGTTATATCAGCTGTATAAAATTTTGAACGAAAATCCGACACTTGAAGTTGAACTTCAGGGGCATATTTGCTGCGATTACGAAAATTTTGATGGTGAAGATCAAGATCTGGGAACATTTAATCTTTCTTTTACACGGTCACAGTCGATCAAAGATTTCTTATTGGCAATGGGAATTGATGCTAAACGTATAAAAGCAGAAGGCGCGGGACATCTTAATCCTGTTGTATACCCTGAACAAACAGAATCGGATCGGACTAAGAACAGACGGGTTGAAATTGTTTTGCTAAAAAAATAAATAAAAAGGTTTCGGCGGCAGCGAAGCTGCCGCCGAAACCCATATTGTAAATTCCTATTTTCTCAACTTACTAAATGAAGCCATCAGATAAAATAAAAATGGCAGAATAAATAAAGAACCCAACATCAATGCCCAACCCAATGCGGAAATTGTTTTCGGTGCAGCAGCTTGCTCCAGTAAAGAAAGGTGCTCTCCATTAGCAAAAAGGATAATATTGGGGTTGTGTTGATAAGTTGCAGCCACTAAAATCATAACCACCTGAAATCCTGCTAAAGCTCTTACAGGGAGAAGCTTCTGTCTGTTCATGGCACGAAGAATAAGAACTAAACAAATCGTAGCAAATGAAACGGCCATTATTCCTAAAGGTTTTGAGAATACCCACATGACTAACGGAATATCAGAAATGTAAGCCGTGAAGAATACTAAGATACCTGTTATCACTACAAAGATCATGGTCTGCTTAGACTTTTTGATCATTAGACCTAATTCTAATCTGTCATTGGTTTCTCTTAACGCGAAAACCGAAGCCAGATAGGCGCAAATGGAAACGGTAAACAATCCTACAGCAATGCCAAACCAATTCAGCCAGCTGAAAATATATAAATCTAAAAAGTTTGTTGCATTAGGATCGATAGAATGAGAAACCGTTGCAGCGGCAATTAATCCTAAGAAAAAAGGAGTTAATAAGCTTGAAAAATAAAAGATTTGAGTGTAAACGTGCTGCCAATCATCTTTTACAGCATCATAATGTCTAAAAGTGAATGCGGTTCCTCTCGCAATAATTCCGACCAGCATTAAGACTAATGGAATATGAAGATAAGTGGAAAGTGTGGTGTAAATCTCAGGAAAACCGACAAACAAAATTACAATCGCAATAATCAGCCACATATGATTGGCTTCCCAAACTGGCGCAATAGATTCATACATGATTTCTTTTGTTTTATCGCGTGCTCTTTTTTTTGTGAAAAGTTCCACAATTCCGGCTCCGAAATCAGCTCCTCCTAAAATCACATACAGGCAAATCGAGAGCCAAAGAAAACCTATAACAACGTAAATCATAATTTCTTATTTTTAGGGTTGAACTGAGCATCTGTTGGATCGTACAATCTCGGCACCATATGTATTTGTCGTCTCAAAAGGAATACAATAATCAATGATAACGAAACAAAAATTGCTGTGAAAAAATAAAATGAATACTGAATTCCCGGCATCGGAGTTACCGCATCAACTGTTCTCATGATCCCATAGATAATCCATGGCTGTCTTCCAACTTCGGTTACTGTCCAGCCCGCTTCCAAAGCAATATATCCGAAGGGGGTAGCATATAAAAAGGTTTTTAATAGCCAGTTTTTATTAAGCCATTCTTTTTTGAAAAAGAAAGCATATAAATAAACCATTCCAATCATAATCATCACAACTCCAAAGAATATCATAATCTGAAAGGCGTAGTGTACAACGGCAATCGGAGGCCATTCGTCTTTTGGAAAATCTTTTAAACCCTTTACTTCAGCATTAAAGTCATTTGCAACCAGAAAACTCAGGACTTTCGGAATTTTTACTGCATATTTTATTTCTTCTTTTTTCTCGTCAGGAATTCCGCCTATCACGAAAGAAGCTCCTTTTTCTGTTTCGAAATGGGCTTCCATTGCGGCTAATTTAATAGGTTGTCTTTTGGCAACAGATTTAGCGGCAACATCACCGCTTAAAGGCGCTCCAAATGCTCCGATTAATGCGAATCCTGCAGCAATTCTAAATGCTTTTGTGTGAAACTCAACATTCTTTTTTCGCATAATTAGATAAGCATGAACTCCGGCAACCGCAAACCCCGTAGCACAAAATGCAGCAACCGTCATATGCAGAGCCTGAGGAAACCAAGCTTTATTAAACATAGCTTTAATAGGATCTATATTTAAATATTGCCCGTCTACATAATCAAATCCGGCAGGAGAATTCATCCATGCATTGGCCGCAACCACTAAAATTCCTGAAGCCAGACCGCTTAATCCAACTAGAAATCCACAGAACCAGTGAAACCATTTATTAAACCTGTCCCATCCGTATAGGAAAAAGCCAATAGCAATAGCTTCAATAAAGAATGCGGTTCCTTCCAATGAAAAAGGCATTCCGAAAATAGGTCCGGCGTGTTTCATGAATTGGGGCCAGAGCAATCCTAGTTCAAAAGAAAGCATGGTTCCGGAAACAGCTCCGGTGGCAAAAAGGATGGCTACACCTTTGCTCCAGGCTTTGGTAAGTCCTTTGTAGACTTCATTATTTGTTTTTAAATATTTCCAGTGGGCAAATGCCATCAAAAAAGGCATTACCATACCTACGCAGGAAAATATGATATGAAAACCGAGTGACATTGCCATCTGTGAACGGGCAGCCAGAAAATCATCCATAAAATCAACTTTTTGAGTAAATAAATTTAAGCATAAATTATTGATGCTCGGTATGATTTACAACAGTATTCGTTTAAAGAATAGGTTTTAACTTTGATATTTTTTAAAATAAATCACTAATATTTTTGTTGAAAAGTCTCTCTTTTTTTTGACATATTTTAACTTTCATACCTCGAAAAAAATCACGATATTTGTGAGTCTTTGCATTGGGCAAAATTTTTAAAATTTGATATGAGTCAGAAACAATATACAGCTAGTAGTATTCAGGCATTGGAAGGAATGGAGCACGTACGTATGCGTCCTTCGATGTACATTGGTGATGTGGGAGTAAGAGGTCTCCATCATTTGGTTTATGAAGTAGTAGATAACTCTATTGACGAAGCATTGGCAGGGTACTGCGACACTATCTTTGTCAGCATTAAAGAAGGAAACGGAATCGAAGTTAGCGATAACGGTAGAGGTATTCCGGTTGACTTCCACGAAAAAGAACAAAAATCTGCTCTTGAAGTTGTAATGACAAAAATCGGGGCCGGAGGTAAGTTCGATAAAGATTCTTACAAGGTTTCGGGTGGTCTTCACGGAGTTGGGGTATCGTGTGTGAATGCACTTTCCAATGAAATGATCACTACTGTTTACAGAGACGGAAATATTTATCAGCAGATATATTCAAGAGGAAAAGCTCAGACCGGTGTCGAAGAAATAGGGCACAGCGAAAAGAGAGGAACAAAACAGTTCTTCCAGCCGGATGATACTATTTTTACGGAATTAGTATATAACTATGATACTTTAGCAAGCCGTTTAAGAGAACTTTCTTACCTTAATAAAGGAATCACAATTACCCTTACAGACGAAAGAGAAAAGCTGGAAGACGGTTCTTTCAGAACTGAAGTTTTCCATTCAGAAGGCGGTTTGAAAGAGTTCGTAGCATACATCGACGGAAACCGTGAATCGATCATGGAAAATGTAATTTTCATGGAGGGAGAAAGAGATGATATTCCTGTTGAGGTAGCAATGCGTTATAATACTTCATTTAACGAGAACCTTCACTCTTATGTAAATAATATTAATACCCATGAAGGAGGAACTCACTTGGCAGGTTTCAGACGTGCGTTAACGAGGACTTTGAAGAAATATGCGGATGACTTAGGAATTCCTCAGAAAGAAAAAGTTGAAATTACCGGGGATGACTTTCGTGAAGGTCTTACGGCGGTAGTTTCGGTAAAAGTAATGGAGCCTCAGTTTGAAGGACAGACCAAAACGAAATTAGGTAACTCCGAAGTTTCCGGTGCTGTAGATAAAATTGTAGGGGAAATGCTTACCAATTTCCTGGAAGAAAACCCAACTGAAGCAAAACAGATCGTACAAAAAGTTGTTTTAGCTGCAAAAGCAAGACAAGCTGCAAAAAAAGCCCGTGAAATGGTTCAGAGAAAATCTCCGATGGGAGGTTCCGGACTTCCGGGTAAATTATCTGACTGTTCATCTAAAAATCCTGAAGAATCTGAGATCTTCTTAGTGGAGGGGGATTCAGCAGGTGGTACTGCAAAACAAGGTCGTGACAGATTTTTCCAGGCGATTCTTCCGTTAAGAGGTAAAATTTTGAACGTTGAGAAATCAATGCTTCATAAAGTGTATGATAACGAAGAAATTAAGAATATTTATACTGCACTTGGAGTTTCTGTAGGAACAGAAGAGGACAGTAAGGCATTGAATATGTCGAAACTAAGATATCACAAAATCGTAATCATGACCGATGCCGATATTGATGGTTCTCACATTTCTACGTTGATCTTGACATTCTTCTTCAGATATATGAAAGAGCTGATTGAGAACGGATACATTTATATTGCTCAACCTCCTTTGTATCTATTGAAAAAAGGTAATAAAAAGCAATATGCTTACAACGAGAAAGAACGTGAAGAATTCACTTTAGAAATGTCTCCGGACGGAAAAGGAGTTGAGGTTCAGCGTTACAAAGGTCTTGGAGAGATGAATCCTGAACAGCTTTGGGAAACTACTCTAAACCCGGAACACAGAATTTTAAAGCAGGTTACTATTGATAATGCAGTAGAAGCAGACAGTGTTTTCTCTATGTTGATGGGAGATGAGGTTCCGCCAAGAAGAGAATTTATCGAAAAGAATGCAAAATATGCAAAAATTGACGCATAATTAATTGTGCAGATTATAATAAAAAGACTTCAGAAATGGAGTCTTTTTTATTTTACAACCGCTAAAGCTTTTTAATACAAAAAAATATTTTCAACAGTTATTAGATTTCACTATTTTTGCCTTATTTTTAATAACCATGATGAAAATATTTTGTATTGGAGCACTTTCGATGGCTTCTTTTTATTATGCTCAAAATTTTCCCGCTTCTACGATTCCTGAAAATTTGAAGAAAAATGCAAATGCTGTTATCAGGAAAGATCTTACAGAGATTCAAATTAACTCTATTAATGATATTAAATATCAATATACAACAGTAACCACTGTTTTAAACAAGGATGGTGATGAAAAAGCTGTGATTGCTATTCCTTATGAAAAAGGGGATAATATTTCAGATGTTAAAGTTAATATTTATGATGATGCCGGAAAGAAGATAAAATCATATTCCAAGTCTGATTTTGGTGATTTTGCCAATAACAATCAGGGTACTTTTTATTCTAATAGTAGGGTGTTAGCTTTATCATATACTCCGACTCAATATCCTTATACGGTTGAATTTTCATATCAGATTGGTGAAGAAAATACGGTTTTCTTACCTGACTTTGTTCCTTTTAGATCCACAAATGTCTCTTTGGAGGAGGCTCAAATGAAAATCATCAACAAATCTGGGATTGAGCTTAAGTCAAAAACCTATCCTTCACAATATAATTATACGTCAGTTGCAGAAAGCGATAATTCAGGTGAAAAGACATATATGTATAAAAATGTTCCAGCGATAGATGATGCGTTTTTGTTACCGCAACCGATAAAAATTTTGCCAAAAGTTAGCTTTGCCCTTACTAAATTTAATTTGGAAGGTAAACAAGGAAGTATCAATAATTGGGGTGATTTCGGATCCTGGTATTATAACAGTATTTTGCAGCCTGTTTCTTTATCAACACCTGCCATTAAAGCAGAAGTAAGTGCTTTAAATTTACAAGGTTCAACCGAAGAAAAAGTAAAAAAAATATATCAATATATGCAGACAAAAACCAGGTATATTTTTGTCGCATTAGGAATTGGAGGATGGCAGCCAATGCTTCCGGATGAGGTTCAGAAAAAAGGGTATGGTGATTGTAAGGGGCTTACCAATTATATGAAAACTTTGTTGGATGAAGCTGGTATTCCGTCTTATTATTCAGTGATCAATTCAGGAATTTCTCCGGTTTCTTTTGATAAAGATTTTCCAAAAATGGGAGGAAATCACGTGATTTTGATGGTGCCTACAGACAAAGGAAATATCTGGCTGGAAAATACTTCTCAACAGATAGCGTTCAATCATTTAAGTTATAGTACAACAGACCGGAATGTGCTTTCTATCAGAAAGAATGGAATTGAATTAATTGAAACTCCATCTTATTCTGCAGAGCAAAGTAAGGAAAAACAAAACCTGAAGATCAAAATTAATGAAGACAACAGTATTGTTGGCGAAGGAAATTTCTCTTATACCGGAATTCAATATGATAATAATTTGGTGCTTACCAATTTGAGTCCGAAAGAAAGAAATGAAGTGATGAAAAATTCATTAGATATCTTGAATTTTGAAAAAATTGAAATGAAAAATTTTCTTAATGATAAAGATAATGCAATTGCAAAATTTGATCTTGATTTTAAGGCCCATAATTATTCAAAGAATGCAGGTAGCAGTATAATTTTTAGAGCTGTTCCCATTTATTCCAATACGGTTTATAAAACTGATGAAAACAGAGAATTGCCTTTTGAACTCAGACAATCGTTTGAAGACGAATATGAAATCAATTTCACAGTACCTAAAAATTATGAGCTTGATGAAATTCCTGAAAATGTTACTATTAATTCTGAATTTGGAACGTACAAATTAAATTTTGTGAAGAATGGTGATGAATTAAAGGTAACCAGAACAATTAGAATCAACAAAGGACTTTATCCTAAAGAAAAATATAACGATTATATTAATTTCAGAAAAAAAACACTTAACCTGGACAACTCTAAAATTTTAATTTCTAAAATCTAAGCATGAAAAAAATTATAATGATAGCTATTTGTTCAATGAATTTTATGTTCATTGAGGCGCAAAAGCATGAATTCCTTAATTCTCCTAAATTTAATGATGCAGACCTGTCTAAACAGAAATCGACTTTGGATGAGAATGCACCTGCAGAAATATTATATAAATCAGTACATTTCAGTATAGATAATAATACTGGTAATCTGATTAAAAGAACTTTTTATAGAGTTAAAATCTATGACAAAGACAAAGCTGAAGACTGGCTGAATCTAGAGATTCCTCTTTATCAAAATGGAAGTGATCAGGAAACACTTACTAAAATGAAAGCTTTTACCTATAATCTTGAAAATGGAAGTTCGGTTGCAACGAAAGTTGACAAAAGCTCAAAATATAAAAGTAAAGAGAGTAAAAATGTTTCTATTACAAAATTTGCATTTCCAAATGTAAAAAACGGCTCTGTTATTGAATATCAATATGAGGTTACTTCACCATTTCTGTTTAGTGTTCCGGAAATTCTGATTGAAACAGATACTCCATCTTTATATACAGAATATGTTCTGGATAGTCCTTCAAATATCTCCTACAATGTAAATTATACAGGATCTTTAAGTCCAAAATACAGAGAAGTTGATGAAAGAACATTATACGGTACCAACTACAGAACTTATAGATTTGGTTATGAAAATGTAAAAGGTTTTAAAACTGAAAAATTTGTAAGTAATGACAGAAATTACAGAACAAAAGTAAGTGCAGAAATTCATTCCACGAATTTTAGAGAGTTAAAATTGTTTTCCTCATCCTGGGAGCAGATCAAACAAAGGCTTTATGAAAATGAAGATTTTGGAGGAGAATTAAAAAAGACAAAGCTGGCAAAGGAAAACATGCCTTCCAATATTGCTGGGATTTCTAGCGAAGTTGAAAAAGCAAATGTTGTTTTCGATTATGTGAAAAATACCTTTACTTGGAATCAGGACAGGGGAATTTATGTGGAAGATGGGATCAAAAAAATGCTTGAAACTAAAACGGGAAATGCTGCAGAAATCAATCTTTTTTTGGTGATGATGCTTCGTGAAGCCGGAGTTAAAGCAGACCCATTGACGATTTCAACCATCAATAACGGAATAATAAATATTGCTTCACCCAATGTTTCAAACATGAATTTTGTAATCGCTGCAATCCAAACAAAAGACGGCTTTCATTTATATGATGCGACATCAAAACAATCTTCAATAGACCAGTTGCCACCAAGAGACTGGAATCAGTTTGGGATTTTAATGGCAAAGGAAAAAGTACAGCAATTATCTATGGTTAACAGTAAGCCGAGCTTTACTTACCTTACAGTAGATGCAAAAATTAATGATGATGGAAGTGTTTCAGGAAGCTATTCAGATAAGGATACAGGGACTTATGCAATGTTTGCAAAAGAAAATTATGATGATAATGCCGATAAGTATAAGAAACAATATAAAGAGAATTTTTCAGTAGATTTTACAAATATTGATTCTAAAGTTTTGGATAATGGAGATTTTGAAAGCACGATGAAATTTTCTTCAGAAAATATGATCGATAAGATTGGTAAAAAAATCATTATCAATCCGATGTTATTTTTAAATAAGACATCCAACGAATTTGATCAGACGGAAGAACGTAAGTATCCTATTGATTTTATTTCTCCATACACAAGAGTGAAAAAAGTCGTATTGGAAATCCCTGAAGGATATGCAATTGAAGAAATGCCAAAGAGTAAAAAAATTGTAACTGAGGATAAAGAAATAGAATACCATTACATCATAGAACAAAAAGGAAATAAACTGGAAATTGTTTCCACAACCAAAGTGGCAAGTGCAGATTATCCGAAAGAATACTATCCGGCCTTTAAGCAGATTTGGGGAGTGGCTTCCAAACAGGAAAATCAGGTGATTAGCTTGGTGAAAAAGTAAAAAGCAATAAAATTTCAAAATAATTCTAAAACCATTCATCTTTTGAATGGTTTTTGCATGTAAAAAGGAAAATCAAATTCAAAATCAAACTATGAAAAACACAATTGCTGTTTTGGCACTTTCTGCCTTCTTTACTTTTTCTGCCTGTAAGAAATCTGAAACGACAAACCTGACAACAAACGAGGAAACACAAGCTGAACAATTTTCTGTCGATTCAGTTAAGGTGAATGATTCTATCAAGCTTAATGACTCACTGACCATAAAATATTCTTCTAAAATGTTGGTTTTTCCAAGTATTAAGGATAAAAAACTCTTAGATAGTATTTATTTTGGAGATAAAAATGTTCAGGATTTTTCTAAGAATGGAATTCAGTCACTTTTGGAAAAAAATAAGAATGAATATTTTAACAGTATTAAAAAAGACTCAAAAGACTGGATCTCCGATATGAAATTTGCGCAGGAATGGTATTCAGATCTTGGAATGGATCTGAAATCAAATAGTAATGATTATCTTCATATACAGTATAGCTGGGCTTCTTATGAAGGAGGTGCTCACGATAATTATGGTTTTTCCGAAAGAGTTTTTGATGTAAAGAATAATAAAAAAGTAGAATTAAAAGATATCACCTCAATGCCTAAAGATAAATTGGAAGCTTTGCTGATGAAGAATGTCAATAAAATGAATGGAGGTGCTTCCGATGATAAGGGTGAAATCAATAATTCTGATATGCTTTTGGTTGAAGTCATTCCAGCTACCGGAAACTTTTATTTTGATGATAAAAACCTCTATTTCCATTATAGCCCTTACGAAATTACGGCTTTTGCAGCCGGTGATATTACGATTCCGGTTTCCTGGCAAGATTTGGCTGGAACATTAACCCCCCAGTTTAAAGAACGGATGAAATTTAAATAATTCTAAAATGCTTCTCTATAAGGAAGCATTTTTTTATTTTTGCTTCAATGGAAAACGTAGCCTTTATTATTAATCCTTTTTCTGCAAAAAAGAACTATCAGCCTTTTCTTGAAGAGTTAAAGAAAAAAGTAGAGAATCCTTTATATTATATTTCGGAATCTATTCAGGGAACTGATGATTTTATTCAGGAGAACTTTCAGAATATAGATATTTTTGTAGCTATAGGAGGAGACGGTACAATTTCTACCATTGCCAGAAATCTTATTAATACTTCCAAGATTTTAGCCATTTTTCCTGCAGGTTCAGGGAATGGGTTTTCCAATGAAACCAATTTCAGGAAAAATCTGGATGAACTTTTGGAAAAAATTAAAACAAAAAAGTCCAGGAAGATCGATACGTTCACCGTTAATGATAAGCTATCAATCAACGTTTCGGGAACCGGCTTTGACGGAAAGGTGGTGAAAGAATTTGAAAAAACGAGCAGAGGATTTAAAAATTATATCAAAGTTTCCCTTAAAACATTTTTTAATTATAAGCCGATTAAGGTTAAATTTTTTGATGAACAGTATCAGCAATACAACGGAAAATATCTGATGTTGAATATTGCCAACACCCGTCAGTTCGGAAACAATGCTTACATAGCACCAAATGCCAGTAAAAGTGATGGTTTGGTTGATATTGTTTTGGTGAAAAAGTTTCCTTTAACCTATTCCGCATTATTCGCCTACAGAATGTTTACAAAAAAACTGAAGGATGACGATTATGTTACTTATCTTCCCGTTTCAGAAATAGAATTCAAAGTAAATACTAAGAATTGGCACTTGGATGGAGAGTTCAATAAAATAAAATCACCTATTCACATAAAGGTTTTGCCTTCA
Above is a genomic segment from Chryseobacterium geocarposphaerae containing:
- a CDS encoding RsiV family protein, with translation MKNTIAVLALSAFFTFSACKKSETTNLTTNEETQAEQFSVDSVKVNDSIKLNDSLTIKYSSKMLVFPSIKDKKLLDSIYFGDKNVQDFSKNGIQSLLEKNKNEYFNSIKKDSKDWISDMKFAQEWYSDLGMDLKSNSNDYLHIQYSWASYEGGAHDNYGFSERVFDVKNNKKVELKDITSMPKDKLEALLMKNVNKMNGGASDDKGEINNSDMLLVEVIPATGNFYFDDKNLYFHYSPYEITAFAAGDITIPVSWQDLAGTLTPQFKERMKFK
- a CDS encoding diacylglycerol/lipid kinase family protein, whose product is MENVAFIINPFSAKKNYQPFLEELKKKVENPLYYISESIQGTDDFIQENFQNIDIFVAIGGDGTISTIARNLINTSKILAIFPAGSGNGFSNETNFRKNLDELLEKIKTKKSRKIDTFTVNDKLSINVSGTGFDGKVVKEFEKTSRGFKNYIKVSLKTFFNYKPIKVKFFDEQYQQYNGKYLMLNIANTRQFGNNAYIAPNASKSDGLVDIVLVKKFPLTYSALFAYRMFTKKLKDDDYVTYLPVSEIEFKVNTKNWHLDGEFNKIKSPIHIKVLPSSLNILV
- a CDS encoding transglutaminase-like domain-containing protein, giving the protein MKKIIMIAICSMNFMFIEAQKHEFLNSPKFNDADLSKQKSTLDENAPAEILYKSVHFSIDNNTGNLIKRTFYRVKIYDKDKAEDWLNLEIPLYQNGSDQETLTKMKAFTYNLENGSSVATKVDKSSKYKSKESKNVSITKFAFPNVKNGSVIEYQYEVTSPFLFSVPEILIETDTPSLYTEYVLDSPSNISYNVNYTGSLSPKYREVDERTLYGTNYRTYRFGYENVKGFKTEKFVSNDRNYRTKVSAEIHSTNFRELKLFSSSWEQIKQRLYENEDFGGELKKTKLAKENMPSNIAGISSEVEKANVVFDYVKNTFTWNQDRGIYVEDGIKKMLETKTGNAAEINLFLVMMLREAGVKADPLTISTINNGIINIASPNVSNMNFVIAAIQTKDGFHLYDATSKQSSIDQLPPRDWNQFGILMAKEKVQQLSMVNSKPSFTYLTVDAKINDDGSVSGSYSDKDTGTYAMFAKENYDDNADKYKKQYKENFSVDFTNIDSKVLDNGDFESTMKFSSENMIDKIGKKIIINPMLFLNKTSNEFDQTEERKYPIDFISPYTRVKKVVLEIPEGYAIEEMPKSKKIVTEDKEIEYHYIIEQKGNKLEIVSTTKVASADYPKEYYPAFKQIWGVASKQENQVISLVKK